In Flavobacterium sp. GSB-24, the genomic window CAATGCTAAAACAGGTAAAAATGATACATTGCCAGGTTTTAGAACTGCAACAAATATCGCTGAATTTGTAAACGCAAATTCTGATGTTCCTTACGATTCTACTTATGTTCCTAAAAATGCTTTACCAGCTGTAGATGCTGATAAATTATTCAGTTTACCAGCTGGAGCAATTTACGGTCCATATGTTTACGGAAGATACTATGCAATTTCTAAATCTCAAGGATTTAAAGCTGGAGTTAACGCAAAAGCTAGTCATATTTTAATTGCATACGAAGGTTCTCAGACACCATCACCAAAAGAAAAAAGAACTAAAGAAGAAGCAAAAGCTAAAGCTGAAGAAATCTTAGCTCAAGTTCAAGCTAATCCAGATAGTTTTATGATGTTGGCTTTTACAAGTTCTGATGATTCATCTGCACAACAAGGTGGTGATTTAGGATATTTTGGTCAAAACCAAATGGTAAAACCATTCAATGATTTTGTATTCAATAACGGAATTGGTAAAGTTGGTTTAGTAGAAACTCCTTTCGGATTTCACATTATCAAAATTACAGACAAACAAGACGGAATTCGTTTAGCTACAATTGCTCAAAAAATTGAGCCTTCTGAAGCTACATCTGATAAAGTATTTACTTTGGCAACTAAATTCGAAATGGATGCTGCTGACAAAGATTTCAATGCTGCAGCAAAAGAATTAGGTTTAAAAGTTGCTCAGCCTGTAAATGCTAAAGCTATGGATGAAGCTTTTGGACCATTAGGAAACCAACGTAACATTGTAAGATGGGCTTTTGACAAAGAAACAAGCAAAGGAGACGTAAAACGTTTTGAAATTGCAAATATCGGACACGTTATCGCTCAATATAAAGGTGAAAACAAATCAGGTTTAGTTTCAGTTACAATGGCAAGACCTTACGTAGAGCCAATCTTGAAAAACAAGAAAAAAGCTGAATTATTAAAAGCAAAAATGACAGGTTCAAGTATTGAAGCTATCGCTAAAGCAGCTGGAGTTGCTGTTCAACAAGCAACTGATGTAACTTTAGATAATCCAGTATTACCAGGTGGAGTTGGACAAGAGCCAAGAGTTGTTGGAAATGCATTTGCTTTAACTGCAAATAAAATTTCTGCTCCAATTGAAGGAAACACGGGAGTATATGTTGTTAAAAACATTAAAACGGTAAAAGCTCCTGCAATTGCTAATCACGCTGCTTATGTAGAGAAAGTAAAAGCTCAAAGCGCAAATGATGCTAGCAGAGTATTACCAGCGTTGAAAAACAATGCAAAAATTGAAGATAACAGATTACAATTCAATTACTAGTAAATAGTAACTAATACCATAAAAACCCGAAACGTCATTAAGATGTTTCGGGTTTTCTTTTTTTTATTGAAAACTAAATAATTCTATTTTGTAATATTTTTTTGTTAATTATCTTATAGTATATAGGAATAATCGAAATTTAATTTAAAAAATTTGTGATATTCAAATTATTACAGTTAATTTGTCCAGAATTTAAAATTTAACATATTTTTAGCGTTTAAATTACTGTTAGAAAGACAATTAAAACAAAAATTAAATATTTTACTAAATAAACATTTAATGTTTTTTACTTTAAAAATTTTTAAAAAGAAGCCAAGAGTATATACCAAAATTGAGAGTCATATCTTTGGGATTATTACCGAGCTTTTAAAAGTTAGCAGTACCGACATCAATGTTGATGAATTGGGTGGAAAGTATTATTTGAGTAACGAAGAACAGCATTTTAAAGTTACAATCTTGAGTAACGATTATGTAATAAGATTGACCAATACACATGATTCTGTAGCCGAAAAATATGATAAGATCTTTGTTGAAGATGTTTTAAAGGCAGTAAAAGAAGAAAAGCACCGTAGAATGGAACTTGTTTATGATTCTATTACAAACAGTATCGAAAAAATGGCTGAGCGTTTGCACAACAGACTTATTGAATCAAATGAACAAGAAAGCCAGTCAGTTCGTCGTTTAGAAACAAAAGACGTTAAAAACAAGAAAGTTAACTATTAAAT contains:
- a CDS encoding peptidylprolyl isomerase, producing the protein MAVLAKIRQRSALLIGVIALALFAFIIQDLFTRGTFGQSSKDVGSIDGKDISFEDFRVKVSNVEKSGQGITSTEAANRVWDQEVSIALLSSQFDKLGLRVGEKHLLEVLKSDPNIGKNPMFLNAAGIFDVVKFKDYFKSNPEAAQYIAQKEKDAELNAKFQIYNTLVKSGLYTTASEGKLKYEMEANKVSFAYAAAPYSSIKDSEVKISDSEIVDYMKKNEKKFKADATREIQYVLVEDKASKEDEAEIKSKLNALLSGSVVYNAKTGKNDTLPGFRTATNIAEFVNANSDVPYDSTYVPKNALPAVDADKLFSLPAGAIYGPYVYGRYYAISKSQGFKAGVNAKASHILIAYEGSQTPSPKEKRTKEEAKAKAEEILAQVQANPDSFMMLAFTSSDDSSAQQGGDLGYFGQNQMVKPFNDFVFNNGIGKVGLVETPFGFHIIKITDKQDGIRLATIAQKIEPSEATSDKVFTLATKFEMDAADKDFNAAAKELGLKVAQPVNAKAMDEAFGPLGNQRNIVRWAFDKETSKGDVKRFEIANIGHVIAQYKGENKSGLVSVTMARPYVEPILKNKKKAELLKAKMTGSSIEAIAKAAGVAVQQATDVTLDNPVLPGGVGQEPRVVGNAFALTANKISAPIEGNTGVYVVKNIKTVKAPAIANHAAYVEKVKAQSANDASRVLPALKNNAKIEDNRLQFNY